The Fimbriimonadia bacterium genome contains a region encoding:
- a CDS encoding redoxin domain-containing protein — protein MRGFLILTALTVGVMSGGAPLGVGSKVPELTLPRATGPNIKLSTVWSKHPATVLYFWSFERGANPDQFLALQNIHTSSFPDVGIVALCINGTDTAALDWQKQTGCTFEFAVDASAQGATARMFGVKRYPTVFIVDREGRITYRDNAFDEGRLREALIAAGCTPNDGE, from the coding sequence GTGCGCGGTTTCCTCATTCTCACCGCCTTGACGGTCGGTGTCATGTCCGGCGGCGCGCCGCTAGGAGTGGGCTCGAAGGTGCCAGAGCTTACACTGCCCAGGGCGACCGGTCCCAACATCAAGCTGAGCACGGTGTGGTCGAAGCACCCAGCAACAGTGCTGTACTTCTGGTCGTTTGAGCGCGGGGCCAATCCTGACCAGTTCCTGGCCCTGCAGAACATTCACACTTCGAGTTTTCCCGACGTCGGCATCGTGGCGTTGTGCATCAACGGCACCGACACCGCCGCTTTGGACTGGCAGAAGCAGACTGGCTGCACGTTCGAGTTCGCGGTGGATGCGTCGGCTCAGGGAGCAACGGCGCGGATGTTCGGGGTGAAACGTTATCCCACCGTGTTCATCGTGGACCGAGAGGGACGAATCACCTATCGCGACAACGCATTCGATGAGGGCAGGCTTCGTGAGGCGCTCATCGCAGCGGGGTGTACACCGAACGACGGAGAGTAA